GCTCACCGGTGGTATCCTCGTTGGCTCAGCCGGCACCATCCTCACCATCCTGATGTGCAAGGCCATGAACCGCTCACTGAAGAATGTGCTGATCGGTTCTTTCGGCGGCGCCAAAGCGGGTGCGGCGGCCAAAGAAGTGGAGGGCAATTACAAGGAGATCAGTGTTTCCGATGCGGCCACGGTGCTGCGTTATGCTACGAAAGTGGTGATCGTGCCGGGATATGGCCTCGCAGTGGCGCAGGCGCAGCATGTTTGCCATGAACTGGAAAAGCTGCTGGAAGAAATGGGCGTTGAAGTGACCTATGCCATACATCCCGTAGCGGGAAGGATGCCGGGGCATATGAACGTATTGCTTGCGGAAGCGGATGTGCCTTACGAAAAACTGCAGGAGATGGAGCAGGCCAATGCGGAGTTCCCGGTAACGGACGTGGTGCTGATCCTCGGCGCGAATGATGTGGTGAATCCCGCCGCAAAACATGATCCGGCCAGTCCCATTTACGGCATGCCCATCCTGGAAGTGGAACTGGCAAAAATGGCGATCGTCAACAAACGCAGTATGAAACCCGGTTACGCCGGTATAGAGAACGAACTGTTCTTCCAGCCCAAGACCTCTATGCTCTTCGGAGATGCAAAAGCCATGCTGCAACAGCTGGTAGCCGAAGTGAAGACGGTATAAAACCGTACCTTTGCCGGAAAATTTTTGCGTTTGCCAGTTTTACCTGAGGCTTTTACAGATACCCTGAAAGGGTTGCCAGGCTTCGATATACAGTCTTTTTTACAGGTGCATGCATCACCGGAGCGTGTTACTTCCCTGCGTTTGCAGCCGGAAAAAGTAACAGACCCTTCCGTGTTGTTCCCTTCGCTGACCAAAACACCGGTGCCCTGGAACCGTTACGGGTATTACCTTTCCTCCCGCCCGTCCTTTACATTCGATCCTTACTTTCATGCCGGCGCCTACTATGTGCAGGAAGCCTCTTCCATGTTCCTGGAAGAAGCGCTGCGGCAGACGGCCGATCTGTCTAAACCCCTGAAGGCACTGGACCTCTGCGCCGCGCCGGGAGGCAAAAGCACTTTGCTGCAAAGCGTGCTGAACAGGGGCGGTCTGCTGGTGGCGAATGAAGTGATCAAAACAAGAGCGGCCATCCTGGCCGATAATATCACCCGCTGGGGAGCGGATAATGTGGTGGTCACGAATAATGACCCGCGTGATTTCTCGCGGCTGGATGGGTATTTCGACCTGGTGACGGTAGATGCGCCATGTTCCGGCTCCGGGCTGTTCCGCCGCGATCCGGAAGCTGTGGAAGAATGGTCTTACGATAATGTAATGCTCTGCAGCCAGCGCCAGCAAAGGATACTGGCGGATGCGCTGCCCGCGCTGAAACCCGGCGGCGTGCTGATCTATTCCACCTGCTCCTATGCCAGGGAAGAAGATGAGCAGATCGTGGAATGGCTTTGTTCGGAAATGGGTATGGAGCATATTCCGCTGCAGACAGATCCTGCCTGGAATATAATACCCGGTGAAAAGCAACGGGGGTATCGCTTTTACCCGGATAAGGTCAGCGGCGAGGGCTTTTTTATTGCCTGTTTCCGGAAACAGGGCGCAGCAAAGGCCTCTCCCAGGGCGGTCAGCCGGAAAAAGAACGGTATATCCCTGCTTCCGCAGAAGGATGCTGACCGTGTTGGCGACTGGCTGAAAGAAGGCGTTGACCACGTATTGCTGACGCATAAGGACGATGTGATCGTTCTGCCGCCGCAGGTTGCGGCGGAGTTGCCGCTGCTGCAGCAACACCTGTATCTGCGGAAAGCTGGCGTGAAGGCGGGACAGCTGACGCCGAAGGGGTTGCTGCCGGATCATCAGCTGGCGCTCAGCACCATCATCGCCGATGATCTGCCTGTCATGGAACTGGCGGCGGAGCAGGCCCTCCGGTATCTGAGAAAAGAGGATATCCGGCTGGATAATGCCGGGAACGGGTGGACGCTCATGCGGTTTGGCGGCATGAACCTGGGCTGGGCCAAGATTTTGCCTAACCGCGTGAACAATTATTATCCGAAGGAAATGCGCATCCTGAAAGCAGGAACAC
This genomic stretch from Chitinophaga sp. XS-30 harbors:
- a CDS encoding RNA methyltransferase, which produces MPVLPEAFTDTLKGLPGFDIQSFLQVHASPERVTSLRLQPEKVTDPSVLFPSLTKTPVPWNRYGYYLSSRPSFTFDPYFHAGAYYVQEASSMFLEEALRQTADLSKPLKALDLCAAPGGKSTLLQSVLNRGGLLVANEVIKTRAAILADNITRWGADNVVVTNNDPRDFSRLDGYFDLVTVDAPCSGSGLFRRDPEAVEEWSYDNVMLCSQRQQRILADALPALKPGGVLIYSTCSYAREEDEQIVEWLCSEMGMEHIPLQTDPAWNIIPGEKQRGYRFYPDKVSGEGFFIACFRKQGAAKASPRAVSRKKNGISLLPQKDADRVGDWLKEGVDHVLLTHKDDVIVLPPQVAAELPLLQQHLYLRKAGVKAGQLTPKGLLPDHQLALSTIIADDLPVMELAAEQALRYLRKEDIRLDNAGNGWTLMRFGGMNLGWAKILPNRVNNYYPKEMRILKAGTPDY